The following are from one region of the Apteryx mantelli isolate bAptMan1 unplaced genomic scaffold, bAptMan1.hap1 HAP1_SCAFFOLD_186, whole genome shotgun sequence genome:
- the LOC136995941 gene encoding olfactory receptor 14A16-like has translation LTEFLLLAFADTWELQLLHFSLFLGIYLAALLGNGLIITAIACDHHLHTPMYFFLLNLSLLDLGTISTTVPKSVANSLWNTRAISYLGCAAQVFLFFFLLGGEYSLLTVMSYDRYVAICKPLHYGTIMGSRACVKMAAAAWASGFLNALLHTGNTFSIPLCQGNVVDQFFCEIPQILKLSCSDSYLREVGLSVVSLCLVFGCFVFIVVSYVQIFTAVLRIPSEQGRHKAFSMCLPHLAVVSLFVITVMFAYLKPPSISSPALDLVVAVLYSVVPPAVNPLIYSMRNKELKDAL, from the coding sequence ctcactgagtttctcctcctggcattcgcggacacatgggagctgcagctcttgcacttctcgctcttcctgggcatctacctggctgccctcctgggcaatggcctcatcatcacagccatagcctgcgaccaccacctccacacccccatgtacttcttcctcctcaacctctccctccttgaccttggcaccatctccaccactgtccccaaatccgtcgccaattccctctggaacaccagggccatttcctacttgggctgtgctgcccaggtcttcctatttttcttcttgttaggaggagagtattctcttctcacagtcatgtcctatgaccgctacgttgccatctgcaaacccctgcactacgggaccatcatgggcagcagagcttgtgtcaaaatggcagcagctgcctgggccagtggttttctcaatgctctcctgcacactgggaataccttttcaataccactctgccaaggcaatgtcgtggaccaattcttctgtgaaatcccccagatcctcaagctctcctgctcagactcctacctcagggaagttgggcttagtgtggttagtctttgtttagtctttgggtgtttcgttttcattgtggtgtcctacgtgcagatcttcactgctgtgctgaggatcccctctgagcagggacgacacaaagccttttccatgtgcctgcctcacctggccgtggtctccctgtttgtcatcactgtcatgtttgcctacctgaagcccccctccatctcctccccagctctggatctggtggtggctgttctgtactcggtggtgcctccagcagtgaaccccctcatctacagcatgaggaacaaggagctcaaagatgcactg
- the LOC136995939 gene encoding olfactory receptor 14A16-like — protein MSNSSSLNEFLLLPFADTRELQLLHFLLFLGIYLAALMGNGLIITAVACDHHLHTPMYFFLLNLSLLDLGFISSTVPKSMANSLRDTRTISYSGCAAQVFLFLFFLGGELCLLTVMAYDRYVAICRPLHYGTIMGSRACVKMAAAAWASGFLNALIHTAHTFSMPLCKGNVVDQFFCEIPQILKLSCSDSYLREVGLIVVGACLDFGCFVFIVLSYVQIFSAVLRIPSEQGRHKAFSMCLPHLAVVSLFISTVLFAYLKPPSLSSPALDLVVAVLYSVVPPTVNPLIYSMRNKELKDALRKVISWTFFSS, from the coding sequence atgtccaacagcagctccctcaacgagttcctcctcctgccatttgcagacacacgggagctgcagctcttgcacttcttgctcttcctgggcatctacctggctgccctcatgggcaacggcctcatcatcacagctgttgcctgcgaccaccacctccacacccccatgtacttcttcctcctcaatctctccctccttgaccttggcttcatctcctccactgtccccaaatccatggccaattctctgagggacaccaggaccatttcctactcaggatgtgctgcacaagtctttctgtttctcttcttcttaGGAGGAGAactttgtcttctcacagtcatggcctacgaccgctatgttgccatctgtagaccactgcactacgggaccatcatgggcagcagagcttgtgtcaaaatggcagcagctgcctgggccagtggttttctcaatgctctcatacacactgctcacacattttcaatgccactctgcaaaggcaatgtcgtggaccagttcttctgtgaaattccccagatcctcaagctctcctgctcagattcctacctcagggaagttgggcttattgtggttggtgcctgtttagactttgggtgctttgttttcattgtgctgtcctacgtgcagatcttctctgctgtgctgaggatcccctctgagcagggccggcacaaagccttttccatgtgcctccctcacctggccgtggtctccctgtttatcagcactgtcctgtttgcctacctgaagcccccctccctctcctccccagctctggatctggtggtggctgttctgtactcggtggtgcctccaacagtgaaccccctcatctacagcatgaggaacaaggagctcaaagatgccctgaggaaagtgatttcatggacatttttcagtagt